A section of the Canis lupus baileyi chromosome 5, mCanLup2.hap1, whole genome shotgun sequence genome encodes:
- the LOC140634416 gene encoding uncharacterized protein: protein MVPPFTSSFLKIRGAPSAGRVDPAGARPRPRPPLFPALCAAPHSAGFTCLGSSSFFVPRRTRTPRGGWAVGPPRALAGERGAAGPSPVLSPGAVTLVPRGRRFGPRRDSASQSDWAPGEPGWPQESTLGHSPGQRAPSPEPRHVGPGLASRPRPPPPLRFSLEAGRSPRRGLRVIPGAQASCAVPSWSCPAVVTLCHSRRGQASGAGSAPVPRSQDFASTQTIPGRPGPGRASWESAPGLFPGSSGKRSRETEWPSGGRGSGEDQALPLGLGDQGTSHCGQGPRFSVGLGTAGWPCPSQLQADPGSSPCSRPAGRCWIPWKPEEPEPPRRPATSWDRSSRPALGDGQCRHHLCHPRPCPGAPGLHPTPVRASDRHLEAEGQASPRTAR, encoded by the coding sequence ATGGTCCCCCCCTTTACAAGTTCCTTCCTGAAAATCAGGGGAGCCCCCTCCGCCGGACGAGTCGACCCTGCAGGGGCCCGTCCCCGACCCCGACCGCCGTTGTTTCCTGCCCTCTGCGCCGCCCCCCACTCGGCAGGCTTCACGTGCTTGGGATCCAGCTCCTTTTTTGTTCCCCGTCGGACTAGGACACCCCGGGGGGGCTGGGCTGTCGGCCCCCCAAGGGCTCTCGCCGGGGAACGGGGTGCGGCCGGGCCGAGCCCTGTGCTCAGCCCAGGAGCTGTTACCCTGGTCCCTCGAGGCCGTCGGTTTGGCCCGAGGAGAGACTCCGCTTCTCAGAGCGATTGGGCCCCCGGGGAGCCGGGGTGGCCCCAGGAGTCAACCCTGGGCCACTCGCCAGGCCAGAGAGCCCCGTCCCCGGAGCCCCGCCACGTGGGCCCGGGTCTGGCCTCCCGGCCTCGGCCCCCACCTCCACTCCGGTTCTCCTTGGAGGCGGGCAGGAGCCCGCGGCGCGGCCTCCGGGTCATTCCCGGGGCCCAGGCCTCCTGCGCGGTCCCGTCCTGGTCCTGCCCCGCGGTGGTCACACTGTGTCACTCCCGGCGGGGTCAGGCGTCAGGCGCGGGATCAGCTCCCGTCCCTCGTTCCCAGGACTTTGCAAGCACCCAGACCATCCCGGGACGGCCGGGACCCGGAAGGGCCTCCTGGGAATCTGCCCCAGGCCTTTTCCCTGGTTCCTCTGGGAAGAGATCCCGAGAGACCGAGTGGCCCAGTGGAGGGCGGGGATCGGGGGAGGACCaggccctgcccctggggctcggGGACCAGGGCACATCCCACTGCGGCCAGGGGCCTCGGTTCTCAGTGGGCCTGGGGACGGCTGGCTGGCCCTGTCCCTCCCAGCTCCAGGCGGACCCCGGATCCTCGCCGTGCTCCCGCCCTGCAGGCCGATGCTGGATTCCGTGGAAGCCTGAGGAACCCGAGCCCCCGAGGCGGCCGGCGACCAGCTGGGACCGCAGTAGTCGGCCTGCACTCGGGGACGGCCAGTGTCGCCACCACTTGtgccacccccgcccctgcccaggTGCGCCCGGCCTGCACCCCACTCCTGTGCGAGCCAGTGACAGGCACCTGGAAGCCGAGGGGCAGGCCAGCCCACGGACAGCACGGTGA